In Odontesthes bonariensis isolate fOdoBon6 chromosome 20, fOdoBon6.hap1, whole genome shotgun sequence, a genomic segment contains:
- the terf1 gene encoding telomeric repeat-binding factor 1: protein MDRRENESPADADSTKESVSFSDVTTVVTEWMLDFMFVSLCRHFKEGKLDEFNETLKTFETISQRTSLRGNSHEEKTLICAFLARVMHGKQLDVLFEEDESVMPLMSAAKLWPNLEHTVADESLFKNITILLLVQSVAVCLEKGQRSSASSVLKWFDKHHKLPQNLRAKLSTVVAQRKTYHPFLMSFSFSRLQETVQSYLDTYLEKNPSDYLLKAATEVVQTQNTEDLEDVVSQDGSLSETPIKSTQKDRKTKRKLLSTKITDLWTPDSAKKPFVSVKRLSKTELFQMTSKRSPEASTAQKTRTKPRKWTARLDTYLEHGVKRHGKGKWSLILMDHDFEGRTGTMLKDRWRVLTNAHQVD, encoded by the exons atggACCGCAGAGAAAACGAATCTCCTGCAGATGCAGATAGTACGAAAGAAAGTGTCAGTTTTTCTGATGTAACCACAGTCGTTACAGAATGGATGTTAGACTTCATGTTTGTGAGTTTGTGTCGGCATTTCAAAGAAGGAAAACTGGATGAGTTCAACGAGACGCTGAAAACTTTTGAGA CCATTTCTCAGAGAACGTCTCTAAGAGGAAACTCCCATGAAGAGAAAACCTTGATATGTGCCTTTCTAGCAAGAGTCATGCATGGAAAACAGCTGG ATGTCCTTTTTGAAGAAGACGAGTCTGTTATGCCTTTGATGTCTGCTGCCAAATTATGGCCAAACCTTGAGCACACTGTGGCAGATGAAAGTTTATTCAAAAACATCACCATTCTTTTGCTGGTCCAG TCTGTGGCAGTGTGCTTGGAAAAAGGCCAAAGATCTTCAGCCTCCTCTGTCCTCAAGTGGTTCGACAAACACCATAAGTTACCACAG AACTTAAGAGCCAAGCTGTCAACTGTGGTGGCTCAGAGGAAAACTTACCACCCCTTCCTCATGAGCTTCAGCTTCAGCCGCCTGCAGGAGACAGTCCAGTCCTACTTGGATACTTACTTGGAGAAAAATCCCTCTGACTATCTTCTTAAG GCAGCGACGGAGGTGGTCCAGACCCAGAACACCGAGGATTTGGAGGACGTGGTGTCGCAGGATGGCTCTCTCTCAGAAACGCCCATTAAATCAACACAGAAGGATAGAAA AACAAAACGGAAATTACTTTCTACGAAAATAACTGACCTGTGGACGCCCGATTCTGCCAAGAAGCCTTTCGTTTCTGTGAAGCGACTCTCCAAAACCG AGTTGTTTCAGATGACATCCAAAAGGTCACCTGAAGCCTCCACAGCacaaaaaacaagaacaaaaccaAGG aaatggacCGCCCGGCTGGACACGTATCTCGAGCACGGTGTTAAACGTCACGGCAAGGGGAAGTGGTCTCTTATCTTAATGGATCATGACTTTGAAGGACGCACAGGCACCATGCTAAAAGACCGCTGGAGAGTTTTAACGAACGCACATCAAGTGGACTGA